Proteins from a genomic interval of Brachybacterium vulturis:
- a CDS encoding cytochrome P450: MSTAIFDPSGLEPRTATDEQRAEAPLARTPQGTWVVLGHEEAVAVATDHERFSSSVSRFLQVPNGLDGQEHAAFRAATDPFFSAERMQALEPTVRTIAAKLLAELLADVGAAGTEIDAVSALGAVFAVRAQTAWLGWPARLEPELLQWMVDNHQASRSGELARTAEVAERFDAIIRSVVAPRRALGADAPADLTTEVMQVQVPLPDPEVPGSRERALSDEEIVSILRNWTGGDLGSIALCVGVLLTAVARAPELAERLRLGSFAEAAAIVDELLRIDDPFVSNRRVTTCPVTLAGQEIGAGERVLIHWTSANRDERVVPDPDEIDPAGNAAQNLVYGIGTHVCPGRPLATLELVVAMQELLAVAEVHPAPTAGEREVAPVGGWAHAPVVLVPRR, translated from the coding sequence ATGAGCACTGCGATCTTCGACCCCTCCGGCCTCGAGCCCCGCACCGCGACCGACGAGCAGCGCGCCGAGGCGCCGCTGGCCAGGACCCCGCAGGGGACCTGGGTGGTGCTCGGGCACGAGGAGGCGGTGGCGGTCGCGACCGACCACGAGAGGTTCTCCTCCTCCGTCTCGAGGTTCCTGCAGGTCCCCAATGGTCTGGACGGCCAGGAGCATGCCGCGTTCCGTGCGGCGACGGACCCCTTCTTCAGCGCGGAGCGGATGCAGGCCCTCGAGCCGACGGTCCGGACGATCGCCGCAAAGCTGCTCGCGGAGCTGCTCGCCGATGTCGGCGCCGCGGGGACGGAGATCGATGCCGTCTCGGCGCTGGGCGCCGTGTTCGCGGTCCGCGCCCAGACCGCCTGGCTCGGCTGGCCCGCGCGGCTCGAGCCGGAGCTGCTGCAGTGGATGGTCGACAACCATCAGGCCTCCCGCTCCGGGGAGCTCGCTCGGACCGCGGAGGTCGCCGAGCGCTTCGATGCGATCATCCGTTCGGTCGTCGCACCGCGCCGGGCGCTCGGCGCTGACGCCCCCGCAGATCTGACCACCGAGGTGATGCAGGTGCAGGTGCCGCTGCCGGATCCCGAGGTCCCCGGATCGCGGGAGCGCGCACTGAGCGACGAGGAGATCGTCTCGATCCTTCGCAACTGGACCGGTGGGGACCTGGGATCCATCGCGCTGTGCGTCGGCGTGCTGCTGACGGCGGTGGCCCGTGCCCCCGAGCTCGCCGAGCGACTGCGCCTGGGGTCGTTCGCCGAGGCCGCGGCGATCGTCGACGAGCTGCTGCGGATCGATGACCCCTTCGTCTCGAACCGGCGGGTGACCACCTGCCCGGTGACCCTCGCGGGGCAGGAGATCGGCGCGGGCGAACGGGTGCTGATCCATTGGACCTCGGCCAACCGTGATGAGCGCGTCGTCCCCGACCCCGACGAGATCGACCCCGCGGGCAATGCCGCGCAGAACCTGGTCTACGGCATCGGCACGCACGTGTGCCCCGGACGCCCTCTGGCGACCCTGGAGCTGGTGGTCGCGATGCAGGAGCTGCTCGCAGTGGCGGAGGTGCACCCGGCGCCGACGGCCGGCGAGCGGGAGGTCGCCCCGGTGGGCGGCTGGGCGCATGCACCGGTGGTGCTGGTCCCGCGCCGGTGA
- a CDS encoding NAD-dependent epimerase/dehydratase family protein → MTDSTTTRRVLITGAAGGVGSHLAETLAGHYDLVLHDRSQDLAPPGVELRTAELGVFDEVRALMDGIDTVVHLAGAASPESPWDAVLDANLIGVRNVLEAARDAGVRRVVLASSNHAMGMYDRYEQWPVYPDQLPRADSLYGVSKIFGEALGQFYHDEHGLDVINLRIGWFTDDPLAAQEDILRAMWLSPGDCTRVVRSAIEAEVTFGRYYAISDNPNRRWAMTNTQLELGYRPQDSWTRLPGATEHVVEGGADVRDTWPLGS, encoded by the coding sequence ATGACGGATTCGACCACGACACGACGCGTACTGATCACCGGAGCCGCCGGAGGCGTCGGCTCCCACCTCGCCGAGACCCTGGCCGGCCACTATGACCTGGTGCTCCACGACCGCAGCCAGGACCTCGCCCCGCCGGGCGTCGAGCTGAGGACCGCCGAGCTCGGTGTGTTCGACGAGGTGCGAGCCCTGATGGACGGCATCGACACCGTCGTCCACCTGGCCGGCGCCGCCTCTCCGGAGTCGCCCTGGGACGCCGTTCTCGACGCGAACCTCATCGGGGTGCGCAACGTGCTGGAGGCCGCCCGGGATGCCGGGGTGCGCCGCGTGGTGCTCGCCTCCTCCAACCACGCGATGGGCATGTACGACCGCTACGAGCAGTGGCCGGTCTACCCCGACCAGCTGCCGCGGGCGGACTCCCTGTACGGCGTCTCGAAGATCTTCGGGGAGGCGCTCGGGCAGTTCTACCACGACGAGCACGGCCTGGACGTGATCAACCTGCGCATCGGCTGGTTCACCGATGATCCGCTCGCGGCGCAGGAGGACATCCTGCGCGCCATGTGGCTCAGCCCCGGCGACTGCACCCGGGTGGTGCGGTCCGCGATCGAGGCCGAGGTGACCTTCGGGCGTTACTACGCGATCTCCGACAACCCCAACCGTCGCTGGGCGATGACCAACACCCAGCTCGAGCTGGGCTACCGGCCGCAGGATTCCTGGACCCGTCTTCCCGGAGCCACCGAGCACGTCGTCGAGGGCGGCGCCGACGTGCGGGACACCTGGCCTCTCGGGTCGTGA
- a CDS encoding GTP pyrophosphokinase — MDDTASDEPAPTDADTAEAITALVTAQQEQLIRREVDPEELTARMRTIHQELTTLLMHYQFGIDEVRTKVDILRREFELIHDYSPIEHVRTRLKSTESLIEKAVRTGGDMTIPAIRERVMDIAGIRITCSFVSDVYWIADMLSRQRDLEVLTVKDYIAAPKPNGYRSLHVIVQVPVYLSSHTELVPVELQLRTIAMDFWASTEHKLSYKYRKNLPAPLRGELDDAARVAAELDQRMERLRDEIRPRSPGSPTVEDPAP, encoded by the coding sequence ATGGACGACACGGCATCGGATGAGCCCGCCCCGACGGACGCCGACACCGCAGAGGCGATCACCGCGCTCGTGACCGCGCAGCAGGAGCAGCTCATCCGCCGCGAGGTCGATCCGGAGGAGCTGACCGCGCGGATGCGCACGATCCATCAGGAGCTCACCACGCTTTTGATGCACTACCAGTTCGGGATCGACGAGGTGCGCACGAAGGTCGACATCCTGCGTCGCGAGTTCGAGCTGATCCACGACTACAGCCCGATCGAGCACGTCCGCACCCGGCTGAAGTCCACCGAGAGCCTCATCGAGAAGGCGGTGCGCACCGGCGGCGACATGACCATCCCCGCCATCCGCGAGCGGGTCATGGACATCGCCGGGATCCGGATCACCTGCAGCTTCGTCTCCGACGTCTACTGGATAGCGGACATGCTCAGCCGCCAGCGGGACCTCGAGGTGCTCACGGTCAAGGACTACATCGCCGCACCGAAGCCCAACGGGTACCGCTCGCTGCATGTGATCGTGCAGGTGCCGGTCTACCTCTCCTCGCACACCGAACTGGTGCCCGTGGAGCTGCAGCTGCGCACGATCGCGATGGACTTCTGGGCGAGCACCGAGCACAAGCTGTCCTACAAGTACCGCAAGAACCTTCCGGCGCCGCTGCGCGGCGAGCTCGACGATGCCGCGCGCGTGGCCGCGGAGCTCGATCAGCGGATGGAGCGGCTGCGTGATGAGATCCGGCCCCGCTCCCCGGGCTCCCCGACGGTCGAGGATCCCGCCCCCTGA
- a CDS encoding methylenetetrahydrofolate reductase, which yields MTQSPLPGPVPHAAAQGREVQFEVIPLRGILDEVSTHLPPGARVTVTASPALGLPATLELAGALAQRGFPAIPHLAARMLHGAGEVEEVLARLTETGVTEAFVIAGDAPHPAGDLPGALELLEAIGASGSGITVGVGVHPEGHPFVSESEAMRLLRAKAEHASYAVTQMCFEAAPLLAWVRRLREGGLLLPVRPGIAVPAGTARLLRIGTRIGVGRSLRMLSGEDAGVRRLLGPGHWSPGPLLEELERARAAQPELGLHGPHLFTFNAVRVARECAAGL from the coding sequence ATGACGCAGTCCCCGCTCCCCGGCCCTGTGCCGCATGCCGCGGCGCAGGGCCGCGAGGTGCAGTTCGAGGTGATCCCGCTGCGCGGCATCCTCGACGAGGTGAGCACGCACCTGCCCCCGGGGGCGAGGGTGACCGTGACCGCCTCCCCCGCCCTGGGGCTCCCGGCGACGCTCGAGCTCGCCGGCGCGTTGGCACAGCGCGGCTTCCCTGCGATCCCGCACCTGGCCGCCCGCATGCTCCATGGCGCGGGTGAGGTCGAGGAGGTGCTGGCCCGCCTCACCGAGACGGGCGTGACGGAGGCGTTCGTCATCGCCGGCGACGCCCCGCACCCGGCCGGTGATCTCCCGGGCGCCCTCGAGCTGCTCGAGGCCATCGGCGCGAGCGGATCCGGGATCACGGTGGGGGTCGGCGTGCATCCCGAGGGGCACCCCTTCGTCAGCGAGTCGGAGGCGATGCGGCTGCTGCGGGCGAAGGCGGAGCACGCCTCCTACGCGGTCACCCAGATGTGCTTCGAGGCCGCCCCGCTGCTGGCCTGGGTCCGCCGACTGCGAGAGGGCGGCCTCTTGCTGCCGGTGCGTCCCGGGATCGCGGTCCCCGCCGGCACCGCCCGCCTGCTGCGGATCGGCACCAGGATCGGGGTGGGCCGCTCGCTGCGCATGCTCAGCGGCGAGGATGCCGGGGTGCGGCGTCTGCTCGGGCCGGGACACTGGTCACCGGGCCCCCTGCTCGAGGAGCTGGAGAGGGCACGTGCCGCGCAGCCCGAGCTGGGGCTGCACGGCCCCCACCTCTTTACCTTCAATGCAGTGCGGGTGGCCCGCGAGTGCGCCGCAGGACTCTGA